One window from the genome of Danaus plexippus chromosome 3 unlocalized genomic scaffold, MEX_DaPlex mxdp_30, whole genome shotgun sequence encodes:
- the LOC116766388 gene encoding lipopolysaccharide-induced tumor necrosis factor-alpha factor homolog, which produces MDATMENKMGLPPPYEQVPPNPAPPPSYFATAPQPPEVQPRTVVVTSTPTVTTRTTTIKLGPGPTGTSCPNCNKPIVTRVEYVSNNRTHIVSAGLCILAGCCCGCLVPYCMRSCKTANHYCPQCKAFIGSHVPS; this is translated from the exons ATGGACGCTACAA TGGAGAACAAAATGGGACTTCCCCCACCGTACGAGCAGGTCCCGCCAAACCCGGCCCCACCACCGTCTTACTTCGCCACAGCTCCCCAACCGCCTGAAGTGCAACCAAGGACGGTGGTGGTGACGTCGACTCCAACAGTGACGACACGAACCACCACAATTAAGCTAGGCCCAGGGCCGACGGGGACGTCATGTCCTAATTGCAACAAGCCTATCGTGACTAGAGTTGAATACGTGTCTAACAACAGAACTCACATAGTATCAGCTGGACTCTGTATTCTTGCCGG TTGCTGCTGCGGTTGTCTCGTGCCATATTGCATGAGATCATGCAAGACAGCGAACCATTACTGTCCCCAGTGTAAAGCTTTCATAGGCTCTCACGTTCCGtcctaa
- the LOC116779208 gene encoding lipopolysaccharide-induced tumor necrosis factor-alpha factor homolog — protein MEANSYQQITQNNEVSIEMDLLQVGSEPVGMRCPYCQEDVMTKAHYINTSLTHIIALVLGILFWWLCCCIIPYATRRWKNVEHYCPNCRRFLGIYSRNKLF, from the exons A TGGAGGCGAATTCATATCAGCAGATTACACAGAACAATGAAGTGTCCATTGAGATGGATTTACTGCAAGTGGGCTCGGAGCCGGTTGGTATGAGATGCCCATATTGCCAGGAGGACGTTATGACCAAAGCACATTACATCAACACATCTTTGACGCACATTATAGCCTTGGTACTAGGTATACTTTTCTG GTGGTTATGTTGTTGCATTATACCGTACGCCACTAGAAGGTGGAAAAACGTGGAGCACTATTGTCCGAATTGCAGAAGATTCTTAGGGATATATTCAAGaaacaagttattttaa
- the LOC116779200 gene encoding integrator complex subunit 8 yields the protein MDVDLLRPGTVPISPDTVLWFEFLLDPNLLKIHLSKPNPEPSACELIEEFINVDTKQATSKPTSERIVDVDAPPSPPTPTPGPLQFTRKQLALKILALKVAATLHWNLDIFETKLPPQTQQHLMQDLVYMATDTNFAIPPQDVPVEMFHKPQAQFALTLYHRWVLRFPVKTALYSKSNKLPFVHVPGLQGDTAFSPLNQNFEKILRMCEASRIQSIRYLDSVLSYYETTLGRKDARKIKVPVREAFVHLTEDINDMNHNWNAGDTVISQYELAMQIHFDLCYNYFFYGQHDLAKQHILGCRENSNLLEKEVASYGYGPHKTVPWGEFYYASMTKDDILGYIRALNLGYEVLNEEPSLLQKLQESIANHYTGIIGILQADNLARVIPMVHRDVVELDIQGSASSGAFTVARDLLNRVAALNAVRYSLEGGIPSTHPDFLNKLKTSGIKFFDLLLWAMAPVLMSNLSEKDWENLRVFFLHLATSQYKLPIDRLDEYLKKYVGDASESIRRKLIPDEHLKEILNDPNNIDDENIDIPKELLTDDWETPDFDFKSVPELEMGRLKKRLIEASTADDVRMCLVKLAMMSPTSPLWKLSPSWKPPSSLVNALMALPRGFLQDFGYIVSGTARARLEAGYAKTALSLLSALEGEARSQLGGGSDPNLYRLCRQLSWEVLLLQVNVMLSEWPHHHINLTVLANKCKACIAVATSGDNVVPRPQVLEACWTCLLNACEWEVTGVSGGAGETSAALCAACFELQRGKGARKFPRALWDYALSVYSNGSNVPVKRTAAGMPAHSRDAPNAAAEARNAFNSFLTTLREPLAISVMMSLLARIHNLIINDNSLELNVEYTNLWPPNISNINNYNLKHVLESLTELLERSLRLYPYNTSWLRLYGDVEMAGGRWAAALRRYLCSLAANTWHFTKRAPDEGGIARRAARCCQALCAPTQAAALCQLPDEPDYTIAFKCLAEKTGNAADAMDGYYGCLWDGTLLEVGVALHARRGEGGRRARAVKAAGALELNANNSEDIQREAAAIRRARLLRALTNQYVV from the exons ATGGATGTCGATTTACTGCGACCGGGCACTGTGCCCATATCGCCGGACACAGTGTTGTGGTTTGAATTTCTATTAGACCCCAATTTGCTTAAAATCCATTTAAGTAAACCCAACCCag aaccTTCAGCTTGCGAATTAAtagaagaatttataaatgtggACACAAAACAGGCAACTTCTAAACCTACTAGTGAGAGGATAGTTGATGTAGATGCTCCTCCGAGTCCACCAACACCAACACCTGGACCTCTTCAATTCACTAGAAAACAACTGGCCTTAAAGATTTTAGCTTTAAAAGTTGCTGCTACATTGCACTGGAATCTAG acatatttgaaacaaagCTGCCACCACAAACTCAACAGCACCTCATGCAGGATCTGGTATACATGGCTACCGATACCAACTTTGCCATTCCCCCTCAG GATGTGCCGGTGGAAATGTTTCACAAACCGCAAGCCCAGTTTGCTCTCACACTATATCACAGATGGGTATTAAGGTTTCCTGTTAAAACTGCATTGTATTCAAAATCCAATAAATTGCCATTTGTGCATGT ACCGGGTTTACAGGGAGATACTGCTTTTAGTCctttaaatcaaaactttGAAAAGATCTTACGTATGTGTGAAGCATCACGAATACAGAGTATTAGATATTTAGACAGTGTCCTATCATACTATGAGACTACGCTTGGTAGAAAAGATGCAAGAAAGATAAAAGTTCCTGTTAGGGAAGCATTTGTTCATCTCACAGAAgatattaatgatatgaatCATAATTGGAACGCCGGTGATACCGTTATAAGCCAATATGAATTAGCAATGCAAATACATTTTGATCTCTGCtacaattactttttttacgGCCAACACGATCTTGCGAAACAGCACATTTTAGGTTGCAGAGAAAATTCTAACTTACTTGAGAAAGAGGTTGCAAGTTATGGCTACGGGCCACATAAGACGGTACCATGGGGTGAATTTTATTACGCTAGTATGACCAAGGACGACATTTTGGGTTATATAAGAGCTTTGAACTTAGGTTATGAGGTATTGAACGAAGAGCCTTCATTGCTACAAAAACTCCAGGAATCTATAGCAAACCATTACACTGGTATCATAGGTATATTGCAAGCAGACAACCTAGCAAGAGTTATTCCAATGGTTCATAGAGATGTGGTCGAGCTCGACATTCAAGGTTCGGCTTCCAGTGGAGCGTTTACTGTGGCTAGGGATCTTTTGAATCGTGTTGCTGCTTTGAATGCTGTAAGATACTCCCTAGAAGGCGGAATACCATCTACACATCCAGATTTTCTAAACAAACTTAAGACGTCAGGTATTAAATTCTTCGATTTACTATTATGGGCCATGGCTCCGGTACTAATGTCTAACTTATCAGAGAAGGATTGGGAGAATCTGCGTGTATTTTTCCTTCATCTCGCTACATCGCAATACAAGTTACCAATCGACAGGTTAGACGAATATCTGAAGAAATACGTAGGGGACGCCAGCGAGTCGATCAGGAGAAAACTAATACCAGACGAACATCTCAAAGAAATATTGAACGACCCAAATAATATTGACGATGAGAACATTGATATCCCAAAAGAACTGTTGACAGATGACTGGGAAACACCAGACTTTGACTTTAAATCCGTACCTGAACTGGAAATGGGTAGATTGAAAAAGCGTCTTATAGAGGCGTCTACCGCTGACGATGTACGGATGTGTCTTGTTAAACTGGCAATGATGTCTCCGACTTCACCGTTATGGAAGCTGAGCCCATCTTGGAAACCTCCCTCGAGCTTGGTTAATGCATTAATGGCCTTGCCTCGAGGCTTTCTTCAAGATTTTGGGTATATTGTGTCAGGTACAGCAAGGGCTCGTCTAGAAGCTGGCTATGCAAAAACTGCTTTATCTCTTTTGTCTGCGTTAGAAGGGGAAGCGAGAAGTCAATTGGGGGGAGGATCTGACCCCAATTTATATAGACTTTGTCGGCAATTGTCTTGGGAAGTTTTATTGCTACAAGTTAATGTAATGTTAAGCGAATGGCCCCACCATCACATCAATCTAACGGTCCTGGCAAATAAATGTAAAGCATGCATCGCAGTAGCTACGTCAGGCGACAACGTTGTACCGCGACCTCAA GTGTTGGAGGCCTGTTGGACGTGCCTGTTAAACGCATGCGAGTGGGAAGTGACGGGTGTCAGCGGGGGTGCGGGGGAGACATCGGCAGCTTTATGTGCAGCGTGCTTCGAGCTGCAGCGGGGTAAGGGGGCGAGGAAATTCCCCCGAGCATTGTGGGACTatg CCTTATCAGTATACAGTAATGGTTCGAACGTACCGGTGAAGCGCACAGCTGCTGGTATGCCGGCTCATTCACGCGACGCTCCGAACGCGGCGGCCGAAGCTAGGAACGCCTTCAACTCGTTCCTCACAACCCTCAGAGAGCCTCTCGCCATCAGCGTCATGATGTCCCTCCTAGCCAGGATACATAACCTCATAATAAACGACAATTCATTGGAACTGAACGTGGAATACACGAATCTCTGGCCGCCGAACATCTccaatataaacaattataacttaaaacatGTCTTGGAATCCCTCACTGAACTCCTTGAACGAAGTCTGAGGCTATACCCGTACAATACCTCGTG GCTCCGTCTGTATGGGGACGTGGAAATGGCGGGCGGTAGATGGGCGGCAGCGTTGCGTCGTTATTTATGCTCGTTAGCGGCGAACACGTGGCATTTCACCAAGCGTGCTCCTGACGAGGGCGGCATAGCTCGGCGCGCGGCTCGCTGCTGTCAGGCGTTGTGCGCGCCCACTCAGGCCGCGGCCTTATGTCAGCTACCCGACGAACCGGATTACACCATCGCCTTCAAGTGTCTCGCAGAAAAG aCTGGTAACGCAGCGGACGCTATGGACGGTTATTATGGTTGTCTATGGGACGGGACTCTGCTGGAGGTCGGCGTGGCGCTCCACGCTCGTAGAGGCGAGGGCGGCAGACGAGCTCGGGCCGTCAAAGCGGCCGGAGCCCTGGAGCTCAACGCCAACAACAGCGAAGACATCCAGAGAGAGGCCGCCGCCATACGAAGAGCTAGATTACTAAGAGCACTCACCAACCAATATGTTGTGTGa